Proteins found in one Carassius auratus strain Wakin unplaced genomic scaffold, ASM336829v1 scaf_tig00030271, whole genome shotgun sequence genomic segment:
- the LOC113080138 gene encoding E3 ubiquitin-protein ligase MARCH11-like, with protein MDEHAEAGPLHVQTVDEPPGGATFTAAAAEYQVQTVLKSDSELSEDDLQSGPGAQTPTAGDPITEIESEGGARPGTHTPAEDIVGQSARKTETVGSSCSNESCIPTPGCRICFQGAEQGELLSPCRCAGSVRHAHQQCLLKWISEKGSWSCELCNYRFNILPIHIKPPQQWQTVTMTLVEKVQVIAVLLGGIFLLASVSWLLWSALSPEALWQRSDILFQICYGMYAVMDLVCIGLIVHEGGAVYNVLMRWRAVNLFWDVQNYDKSRDLENTHSLHHNLWLPLTHTHTVSNTHSQTTRLESSPRCPLRFLSMCLNVTSDLSPQEQGVRVTSV; from the exons ATGGATGAGCACGCAGAGGCGGGTCCGTTGCACGTGCAGACGGTGGATGAACCACCGGGAGGCGCCACCTTTACCGCCGCCGCCGCAGAGTATCAGGTCCAAACGGTGCTGAAGAGCGATAGCGAGCTCAGCGAGGATGACCTGCAGTCGGGCCCCGGAGCTCAAACACCGACAGCGGGTGATCCGATCACGGAGATCGAGAGCGAGGGGGGCGCGCGGCCAGGGACGCACACACCGGCCGAGGACATCGTCGGGCAGAGCGCAAGGAAAACGGAAACGGTGGGCTCCAGTTGCAGCAACGAGAGCTGCATCCCGACTCCAGGCTGTCGGATCTGCTTTCAAGGAGCCGAGCAG GGGGAGCTGCTGAGCCCGTGTCGCTGTGCCGGATCTGTCCGACATGCTCATCAGCAGTGTCTGCTCAAGTGGATCAGTGAGAAGGGCTCCTGGAGCTGTGAACTCTGCAACTATAGATTCAACATCCTGCCTATACATATCAAACCACCACAACAG TGGCAGACTGTCACCATGACTCTGGTGGAGAAGGTTCAGGTTATTGCAGTGTTGCTGGGCGGCATCTTCCTGTTGGCCAGTGTATCATGGCTGCTGTGGTCAGCACTGAGCCCAGAGGCACTATGGCAACGCAGTGACATCCTGTTCCAGATCTGTTACGGCATGTATGCAGTCATGGACCTTGTGTGTATCG GTCTGATTGTTCATGAAGGTGGTGCTGTGTACAATGTGCTGATGCGCTGGCGAGCTGTTAATCTCTTCTGGGATGTCCAGAATTATGATAAAAGCCGAGACCTGGAGAACACACACAGCCTGCACCATAACCTGTGGctgcctctcacacacacacatacagtctccaacacacactcacaaaccacCCGACTGGAGTCATCTCCTCGATGCCCCCTTCGCTTCCTCTCCATGTGCCTGaacgtgacctctgacctctccccGCAGGAGCAAGGCGTTAGGGTCACATCAGTTTAA